The genomic segment CACCGGGACTCCGGTCCGCACCCCCGGCTCGACGATCACCGTCGGCAGGTGGGCGTAGTACCGGTCCAGCATCGTCCGCAGCTCGTGCAGCACCGCGGGGACGGAGGAGCACAGCGCGATACCGGTGATCTCGGGCTCGTCGACGAGCAGCGACCGGTACAGCAGCCGCATCTCGTCGGCCGTGGACCGGCTGTCCGTCTTGACCCGCCAGAAGCGTTCGAGGGACTCGGCGTCGAACAGCCCGATGACGGTGTTGGTGTTGCCCACGTCGATCGCGAGCAGCATCAGCTGTCCTCCCGGAGGTCGAGCCCGATGTCCAGCACGGTCGCGGAGTGCGTGAGCGCGCCCACGGCAAGGTAGTCGACCCCGGTCTCCGCGACGGCACGGGCC from the Actinomycetes bacterium genome contains:
- a CDS encoding type III pantothenate kinase, with the translated sequence MLLAIDVGNTNTVIGLFDAESLERFWRVKTDSRSTADEMRLLYRSLLVDEPEITGIALCSSVPAVLHELRTMLDRYYAHLPTVIVEPGVRTGVPVLTDNPREVGADRIVNTLAAHTLFGGPSIVVDFGTSTNLDVV